ATCGTGGATGCGAGAATTCGGGTGGGCGCAAACACGCTCCGGGTTGGATTATAGAAAACGCGCCAACGACGCCGCAGTAAACGACTCAGGCCGCACGGCGTTTGGTCATTCGTCCGCGTGAACGGGCTCTTGAGTCACGAAGCCGGCCACTGGTTGCTTGGGCATGTAATTTCAGCCCCAGCGCTCCAATCACCTTGAGGATCGTGTCGAATCCAGGGCTCCGGTCACCGGAAAGCGCCTTGTAGAGGCTTTCGCGAGACAGACCGGCATCCCGCGCCACCTGTGCCATGCCTTGAGCACGGGCAATATCACCCAGCGCCTTGGCGATCAACGTTGCATCGCCATCGGCTTCCTCCAGGCAGGCTTCCAGATAGGCCG
The DNA window shown above is from Nitrospira tepida and carries:
- a CDS encoding addiction module antidote protein; its protein translation is MGRTKTTRYDVAEHLRTPEEMAAYLEACLEEADGDATLIAKALGDIARAQGMAQVARDAGLSRESLYKALSGDRSPGFDTILKVIGALGLKLHAQATSGRLRDSRARSRGRMTKRRAA